One Yoonia sp. BS5-3 genomic window carries:
- the grxC gene encoding glutaredoxin 3, translating to MANVEIYTKPTCGFCHMAKRLLKSKQVSFSEVNIMLQPKRREEMIQRAKGGSTVPQIFIDGTHIGGCDDLMALERAGKLDALLAA from the coding sequence GCAAATGTTGAGATTTACACCAAACCCACCTGTGGCTTTTGCCACATGGCAAAGCGCCTGCTAAAGTCAAAGCAAGTGAGCTTTTCCGAGGTGAATATTATGCTGCAACCCAAGCGGCGCGAAGAGATGATCCAGCGCGCCAAAGGCGGTAGCACCGTTCCGCAGATTTTTATTGATGGCACCCATATTGGTGGCTGCGATGATCTGATGGCGCTTGAGCGCGCAGGCAAGTTGGATGCCTTGCTGGCTGCATGA
- a CDS encoding carbon-nitrogen hydrolase family protein, whose amino-acid sequence MKVALLQLNASDDPAANLRQTEARIAEAAALGAGFVLTPEVTNCISQDRAHQSSVLQLEPDDLTLAALRAAAVRHDVWLSLGSLAVKTDDRHGRFANRSFLIDPKGRIVARYDKIHMFDVAVSETETYRESAGYRPGHSAVVAETPFANIGLSICYDLRFAYLYRALAQAGAQILLVPSAFSPVTGAAHWEPLLRARAIETGCYVFAAAQTGTHATTAGKPRKTYGHSMAVSPWGEVLLDMETDEGVALVDFDPNEVAQSRKRIAALSHDRPFEGP is encoded by the coding sequence ATGAAGGTTGCGCTGCTTCAGTTGAATGCGTCCGACGATCCGGCTGCCAATCTTCGTCAGACCGAGGCCCGCATTGCTGAAGCCGCTGCGCTGGGCGCGGGTTTTGTGCTGACCCCTGAGGTCACCAATTGCATTTCCCAAGACCGTGCCCATCAATCCAGCGTTCTCCAGCTTGAGCCTGATGATTTGACCCTTGCTGCATTGCGCGCTGCCGCCGTCCGTCATGATGTTTGGCTGTCGCTTGGATCGCTTGCGGTGAAGACAGATGATCGTCATGGCCGCTTTGCCAACCGCTCATTCTTGATTGATCCCAAGGGCCGCATTGTCGCGCGTTATGACAAGATTCACATGTTTGATGTGGCTGTGTCAGAGACCGAAACCTATCGCGAATCCGCCGGCTATCGACCCGGCCATAGCGCTGTTGTCGCCGAGACCCCTTTTGCCAATATTGGCTTGTCCATCTGCTATGATCTGCGTTTTGCTTATCTTTATCGCGCATTGGCCCAAGCTGGCGCGCAGATCTTGCTTGTTCCATCCGCGTTTTCACCCGTTACCGGCGCGGCCCATTGGGAGCCTTTGCTGCGCGCCCGCGCTATTGAAACCGGGTGTTATGTTTTTGCAGCCGCCCAAACTGGTACCCATGCAACAACCGCCGGAAAGCCCCGCAAAACATACGGTCACAGCATGGCTGTATCCCCTTGGGGCGAGGTCCTGTTGGATATGGAAACCGATGAGGGCGTCGCGCTGGTTGATTTTGACCCGAATGAAGTGGCACAAAGCCGAAAGCGCATTGCCGCGCTAAGCCATGATCGACCCTTTGAAGGCCCTTAA
- a CDS encoding helix-turn-helix domain-containing protein, with protein MSDNSQNLAVSLFSEILVVDQLARAGVGRALPKGMELSHFSVLNHLAHTGTERTPAQIAKTFHLTRGAMTNTLNKLERAGWVHIRPDWDDARRKMVAISPAGIAARDAALAAITPVIADVVRKVGEDRVRTALPVLREMRAKLSEME; from the coding sequence ATGTCCGACAATTCGCAGAACCTGGCCGTTTCGCTATTTAGCGAAATCCTTGTTGTGGACCAATTGGCCCGCGCAGGTGTTGGCCGTGCCTTACCAAAGGGGATGGAGCTATCCCATTTTTCGGTGCTGAACCATCTTGCCCATACCGGGACTGAACGTACCCCAGCCCAGATCGCCAAGACATTTCATCTGACCCGTGGTGCTATGACAAATACGCTTAATAAACTTGAGCGCGCGGGCTGGGTACATATCCGCCCCGATTGGGATGATGCGCGCCGCAAAATGGTTGCGATCAGTCCCGCTGGGATTGCCGCACGTGATGCAGCCCTGGCCGCGATCACCCCGGTTATCGCGGATGTTGTCCGAAAAGTTGGCGAAGACCGTGTTCGTACCGCATTGCCGGTTCTGCGCGAGATGCGCGCAAAGTTAAGCGAGATGGAATAA
- a CDS encoding NAD-dependent epimerase/dehydratase family protein gives MEFFDGKTALVAGGAGFIGQHLCRALLNAGARVHVVDNFSTGTGHVPDGVTVDRQDVSIIRDFRAADVIFNLASPASPIHYQADPIQTWKTNVLGAMHLLEHAMACKATLVQASTSEVYGDPLAHPQVETDWGNVNPIGPRACYDESKRAAESLLMDAVRTQNADIRIARIFNTYGPGMEIEDGRAVPNFMAQAKAGQVMTVHGDGTQTRSFCYVDDTVQGLMRLGAIDAARGEVFNIGNPNEISVAELADQINQACGNKSRVEFTQRPIDDPTRRCPNIAKAKQLLGWEPTIGLADGLGRTLGSGPIDPKVSDLFHLA, from the coding sequence ATGGAATTTTTCGACGGAAAAACCGCCCTGGTGGCAGGCGGGGCGGGATTTATCGGGCAACATCTCTGCCGCGCGCTGCTGAATGCCGGGGCCCGGGTGCATGTGGTCGACAATTTTTCAACGGGAACTGGACACGTGCCAGACGGTGTGACCGTTGACCGGCAAGACGTCAGCATAATTCGTGACTTTCGGGCGGCGGATGTGATCTTCAATCTGGCCAGCCCTGCATCGCCGATCCATTACCAAGCAGACCCAATCCAGACATGGAAGACCAATGTGCTGGGGGCAATGCATCTATTGGAACACGCGATGGCGTGTAAGGCGACTTTAGTTCAAGCCTCAACAAGCGAGGTTTACGGCGACCCACTGGCGCATCCGCAGGTCGAAACTGACTGGGGCAATGTAAACCCGATTGGGCCGCGTGCCTGCTATGATGAAAGCAAACGGGCAGCCGAAAGCCTGCTGATGGACGCCGTTCGCACACAAAACGCTGACATTCGGATCGCTCGGATTTTCAACACCTACGGGCCGGGTATGGAAATTGAGGATGGGCGCGCTGTGCCAAATTTCATGGCGCAAGCAAAGGCCGGGCAGGTCATGACTGTCCATGGTGACGGGACGCAAACGCGCAGCTTTTGCTATGTCGACGACACAGTCCAAGGGCTAATGCGGCTCGGGGCGATCGATGCCGCGCGGGGCGAAGTCTTCAATATTGGAAACCCCAATGAAATCAGCGTGGCGGAACTGGCCGACCAGATCAATCAGGCTTGCGGCAACAAAAGCCGGGTTGAGTTCACACAGCGGCCCATCGACGATCCCACCAGGCGCTGCCCTAATATTGCAAAAGCAAAGCAACTTTTGGGCTGGGAGCCAACAATCGGCCTGGCGGATGGGCTTGGCCGCACGCTAGGGTCAGGTCCCATTGATCCCAAGGTGTCTGACTTATTCCATCTCGCTTAA